A genomic window from Quercus lobata isolate SW786 chromosome 10, ValleyOak3.0 Primary Assembly, whole genome shotgun sequence includes:
- the LOC115963594 gene encoding uncharacterized protein LOC115963594: MAHQTTQRRILAKPEEEPKLKPSMDPTLIKKHPKPTTTTTSHHHIRPNPDPPLHSKPSSFMSHNFSRLNPYHRRAHKPQNPTNPHPTPCVMDTHLQAKALTVSVDSSMFSLTKSNHLTRTTIAPKLEKDSTKARKEVSKEKLKKELDKKKFHEVKVNEKKKETREELDVKRLSEKLKDVEMKDLQDCRESKRVSVSLAVRGGRRRSFCDSEVDLADILASNGVKVVSADMPPFMQIHVVDCARKAYDSMEKFTSKTLALTLKKEFDGVYGPAWHCIVGTSFGSFVTHSVGGFMYFSMDQKLYILLFKTTVQRAD, translated from the exons ATGGCTCACCAAACCACCCAAAGGCGCATCTTAGCAAAACCAGAAGAAGAACCCAAACTCAAACCATCCATGGATCCCACTCTCATCAAAAAGcaccccaaacccaccaccactaccacttCTCACCACCACATAAGACCAAACCCAGATCCCCCTTTACACTCTAAACCCTCCTCTTTCATGTCCCACAACTTCTCTAGATTAAACCCATATCACAGAAGAGCACATAAACCCCAAAACCCCACCAATCCACATCCAACCCCATGTGTTATGGACACCCATTTACAAGCCAAAGCCTTGACTGTTTCTGTTGATTCCTCCATGTTTTCCTTAACCAAATCAAACCACCTCACCAGAACAACTATTGCTCCAAAGCTTGAAAAAGACAGCACCAAAGCAAGAAAAGAGGTTTCTAAAGAGAAACTCAAGAAAGAGTTGGATAAGAAAAAGTTTCATGAGGTGAAagtgaatgaaaaaaagaaagaaacccgTGAAGAGCTTGATGTTAAGAGATTGTCAGAGAAATTGAAGGATGTAGAAATGAAGGATCTTCAAGATTGTCGTGAAAGTAAGAGAGTTTCAGTTTCATTAGCTGTGAGAGGTGGCAGAAGGAGGTCTTTCTGTGACTCAGAGGTTGACTTAGCAGATATCCTTGCAAGCAATGGGGTGAAAGTGGTTTCAGCTGATATGCCACCATTTATGCAGATCCATGTTGTGGATTGTGCTAGAAAGGCTTATGATAGTATGGAAAAGTTCACTTCTAAGACCCTTGCTTTGACTCTCAAAAAG GAATTTGATGGGGTGTATGGGCCAGCATGGCACTGTATTGTGGGGACAAGTTTTGGGTCTTTTGTTACTCATTCAGTAGGTGGGTTCATGTATTTCTCAATGGATCAAAAGCTCTACATCCTCTTATTCAAGACCACTGTACAAAGAGCAGATTGA